AACCACTATATAATCTCATCTCAGAATATTAATGGATTCATTGTAAAAGAAAACGCAAAAATTTACATTGATAATATTGAGATATCCTTAGTAGCAGGAGATACAGCTGCTGACATTATCGCTAAGATCAATGAATCATCTGCTCCTGTTGAAGCCAGTATTGATCGTCTTTTAAATTCAATATCTATAAAGACAACCACACCTCATCAAGTATGGATAACAGAAGAAAATTCAACCGTACTACAAGATCTTGGCATTATTACTAAAAATAATGACACCAAAGCCCCTCCTTACAATATCGCAATTAACACTGACGTTAGAAGTCGCTCAATTTTTGATACCTTAATTGAGCTAAGAGATAACCTAGAAGAAAACCGAGAAGAACTTGTTGGAACCAGAAACTTGGCAGAAATTGATGAAAGCCTCAATAAAATCCTTACAGCAGTGGCTGATCTTGGTGCTAAGGAGAATAGACTTGATTTAAGTTATGAAAGAATCAGCAAGGAAGTAATGGACATGAAAGACGATATGGTTAAATATACTGATCTTGATGTCACAAAAGCAATAACAGATCTTAACATGACAAGTCTAGCTTATCAGGTGTCTTTGGGAGTTTCTGCAAGGATAATGCAAACAACTTTATTAGATTTTCTAAAATAAAATGAAAAATGAAATTAGTATAAAATTTACTTTTCCTGAAGGAATACTAGGGTTTGAAGAGATTAAAGAATTTATAATTAAAGACTCTGAACACAGACCTTTTTCTATCATGCAATCAATAAACGAAGAGATAAGCTTTTTAGTAACATCTCCCTTTAACTTTCTAGCAGAATATTTACCCAACATACAAGAAAAAGATTGGTTAGATATTAAAACCGAAAACGAAGATGAAAAGGTTATATTGTGTATAATAAACATGCATGTGCAAAACTATAAAGATATAACAGCAAATTTAAAAGCTCCAATTATATTAAACAAAAAAAAACTAATTGGGAAACAAGCCATATCCACAAATGAAGAACATTATCTTAGATATAGAGTCTTTAAGGAATAAATATGCTAGTGCTATCAAGAAAAGTAAACGAAAGCATAAAAATAGATTCCAATATTGAAATTTCAATATTGGAAATAAAAAAAGACAGTGTTAAAATAGCTATAAAAGCTCCTGAAAACATTAAAATTCTTAGATCTGAGATCTATGACATAATTAGAGAAGAAAACAAAAACTCAATTCTACAAGACAAGAGCAATATAAAAAATAATATACATAAAATTAAAAATTTATTTGATTATTTCATTAAATAGGAATTAATCTCTGCATCACTCATTCTTAAATACAAAGGTCCAGATAAAATACTATCTCCCTGTTTACTTTCTAAATACTTAAGCTTACCAAGCTCTGTTAAAACTTTACCAAAAGAACCTATATCACTGACAATCTCAAACTTATTTTTAAGTTTTTCATAAATAAGTTCAATACCATTTCCAACAATAACCAACTTTGAATCAAGCTTATCCAAATACTCAAATAACTCTGACTCAGAAAAGCAAAAAACACTGCCACATAGTTTAGACTCTCTATAATATCCAAGGAAATATTTACCTGCTGTGAAGCTTAACGTAAGTATATCTGAACTTGCACAAACTAATCTTGCAAAAACATCAAAAGTAGGTATGCTTACAAAAGGAATAGAAAGTCCTAAAGAAAGTCCTTTAATAAAACTTAAACTAATTCTAAGTCCAGTAAAAGATCCAGGCCCAGAAGAATTAATCAGTAAATCAACTTGATTAAGATTAATACCATTCTCTAATACAAAGTCACTAAAGATTTTTGGAATGCTAAGGTTATAATTAATTTTATCTTTGTCTGTAACCAGAGAAAGCGCTTTACCATTAACTTCAAAATAAATCAACAAAGTCTTATATGAGTATTCAACTGCAAAAGTATTCATCGTTAACTTCTAAAATCCTACTAGTATCTTTTATTTTAAATTTTAGAAATACCAATCTATCCTTTGGCAAAACATCCAGAATAATATCTGGCCACTCAATGGCTATTATAGAAGACATATCTAAGAGTAACTCCATTCCACCAATCATTTCAAACTCATCTAAAATATTTAAACGATATAAATCAATATGATAAAATTTAAAATCTACAAACTCATAAACATTAATGATATTATAAGTTGGACTTGTAAAATAAGAAATCCCAAGACTTAAAGCCAAGCCTTTTAAGAAAGTCGTCTTTCCAGATCCCAGCTCACCACAAAGAACAAATATCTTACTAATAGGTAAGGGATTAAAAAAAGATTTAGAAAAATCTATCATTTTATCTTCTGTTTCAAAAGACAGTGTCAAGGAAGCTCACCGTTTATATCAAGCTCAATTATATGTCTCTTTATTGCAACCATTAAACTAAGAACAGGATAATCTAGAGAATCCAAGAAATCAATAGTGATATGTTTCTCATCTAAAGGAGTTACCTCTATTGTAAATTTCAGCCTCTTAATCTCGCTGGAGCCTTTATATTCATAAATAGCATCAGCAAAATATACATTCCTATAAAATATATGACTATCTTGCTTTTTAATATTATTAAGAGCAATAAATTTCATAATAATATTCCTTTAAATAAATCCCAAGAAGCCAACATAGAAATATTTTCATTCAGCGCTATTTTAAAAGATGGGATTTGCATCCTTAACTTTTGATTAGCCTTAAGCAATCATCCGTTAAAAAAATATTTAAATCCCCAAATTTAGTGAGATGTCGCAAAAAATAACTCTAATCTCTATAATTAAACTTCCCAGGAATTTTTTTAATTCTTTAGCTCATAAACAATTTTCTTAAAAGTTTCAATATCTTCAATTGCCAAATTAGATAAAATTTTTCTATTAATCTTAATATTAGCCTTTTTTAAACCCTCAATAAACCTTGAATAATTAATTCCCATACCCGTTAAAGAGGCAGAAATTCTTGTAATCCATAAACCTCTAAAATCTCTCTTTCGAGCCTTTCTATCTCTTGTAGCATACATCATGCCTTTGCGAAGAGTATCTTTAGCCTTCTTATAGTTGCTTTTTTTAGTACCCCAAAACCCTTTAGTTTTCTTTAAAATTCTCTTTCGCCTCGCAACATGAACTGCCCCATTCTTAACTCTAGCCATATAATCTCCTCAGTCAAAAAATCAAATACTTAAGCATAAGGCAATAAGGTTCTAATTCTCTTAACCTCAGAGCTTGAAAGCACACCTGATTTACCCAAGTCTCTTTTTCTCTTCGAAGACTTTTTTGTCAAGATATGTCTTAAATTCTGCTTCTTATACTTGACCTTACCTTTCGAAGTAAAAGAATATCTCTTATTTGCACTTTTGCATGTCTTCATCTTATTTGACATTCACATCTCCTCATCATTCACTTCCTAGACTTAGGTGCAACAACCAAAAACATTGTCTTACCTTCCATCTTAGCTGGAGATTCTAAAGTATAATTAGTATCCCCTACTCTTTCAAGAATACTCTCTAAAATTCCATATCCCAAATGCGTGTGCGCAAGTTCACGCCCCCTAAATCTAATCGTAACTTTCACCTTATTGCCTTCCTGGAGAAATCCTAAAATATTTCTAGACTTAAAATCAAGATCATGCACATCTATTTTTGGCTGCATCCTAACTTCTTTAAGTTTAATTATTTTTTGATTTCTCTTCTGCTCCTTCTGGCGTTTTTCCTGATGAAACTTATATTTCCCATAATCAATTATCTTGCAAACCGGAGGCAACACATTGGGAGAAACCTCAACCAAATCAAGCTCAACATCCCTAGCACGTCTAATAGCATCTTCAATCGGCAAAACAGATTGAGTCCCATCGTCAAAAACAACCCTAACCTCACGAGCCTTAATCCTATGATTAATTTTCAATTCCTTATCACTTGATCTTGATCTATCCCGATCTCTATTGGAATTCCTATTTATCATCTAAAAATATATACTCCTCAAACAATATTGCTTAATAATTAATTTTAATATACCTTTATTAAAAAGTAAATTAAAATACATATCTCTTTAAGTACAGCATCAAAAAGAATATTTCAAAACTTGGCATCAATCAAAACCCAATTGATTAATGCGCAATTAAAAAGTAAAATTTATTTATTATGAGTATATTTTTACTAATAAGTCTACCTTTAGTTTTAAAAATCTACATACTAACAAAACATCCTACGCTGAGAACAATTAACCAAAATTATATCTACTCAACAATAATATTATTTGCTATAACTATTTTTTCCTCACTATATCTAGCAGAAGAATTTATCTTATATAAAATCCTGGAAATAAACTATACAACAAAATTAAGTCTAGCAACTTCGATATTCATCAAAGACCAAGTATATTACTATATTTTTCCATTATTAATCTTTACATTCTTTTTTACATTCAATCCAAATTCAATTCTTAAAAAAAATCCGATATTTTTAATATATTTCGCATTCGGAGTATTATTTGCTAAAAATTTAGAACTAATTATTGCAAATAGCAAAGTCTTTGGTACCTACGAGTATATCAAAATACCACTTTTGCACATAACAGAATTGGTATGTACAGCAATCATATGTGAAAGAGGAATAAGCCTTTCTATAAAACAAAACATAAATGGGTATAAGATCATTTTTATTCCTATTTTGTTCTTAGAAATAATAATTACGCTTTTAAAAGTGCTAATTTTAATCAACATGCAAATCTATGCTGTAATCGTACTAATTATAATTCTGGGAACTATAATTTTAAGCAAGAGAACTATTGGAACTGCCAAATAATGCTCAAGACAAAAAAACCTTTTATTATCTTGAGCACCTTAATTTTATTGTTCAGTTGTCAAGAAAATAAAATTATAAATCAAAATTTTGACTACATAATAATTTTCTCAGATTCAACGGAATATTTTTTCGAAATGAAAGCTACCCCATTTATAGAAGATAAAATACTATTTATCAACGAAAAAGATATTGGAATGATTAAAGATCATCTAAATAATGCAAAAAAGATACTTTTAACATACAAATCAACTAATAAAATATTCAATGAAAAAAAAATAAGAGAAAAACTTTTTAATCTCTCTGACGTAAAATTCTCATTGAAAAAAGCTATTGATTTTATATTAATCGACCCTTCAGTACACTTAACAACCTCACTCATAATGGCAGATAGCTCATTGAATAAAGAAGACTTGGAACATTTGCAAAAACATGCAAATGAGATACATACAAGCATCACCATGATAGATAGTGAAAACATCCAGTACTTAAAAAATTTTATTACACCCAAAATAACAAGAGTCATTCTATTTTCAATGAAAAATAATCATACTTATTTAAAAAGATTCTCAGTCTCACCGTTTTTTAAAAAAATAGACTTCATATTGATTGGAAACATTAGAAAAGATTTAAAAGAAATTAATGCGAAATACGTAATAGGCATTAATGAATTAGACTTAATAGAAATAATAAAAAAAATTAATAAAAATTTTCACTATGAATTCAACATCTATAAAAGATAATACAAATCTGATACTCTAATACTATAAACAAAATTCAGTCTCATATTAAAAGGATTTTATATGATAAAAGGTTTAATAATACTTCTAACGCTTATTAATATTTTCGTATTTGCACAAAATGAAAATGACCAAAAAATTGACAATCAAGAGCAAAAAGAACATATTCTTTCCAACATGGAAGATCCATTTGATTTTCATCTAAGATTTTTTACTGAAAGAATTAATCCTTTATTTGTTAGATTTAACAATAACAACCCTGCAACTCAACACAATAAATTTGTATTAGCACTTAAATATATCACATCTAGAAGTGACAGTGAAATCAATCTAGAACCATCTAATCCTATGGTAATACCAGGCATTATTAAAAATATATCTTTATGGGTAGACGGAAGAGAAACTAATACAGAAATTTGCGCAATACTAAAAGATTCATCAAGAACTTTTCACTCCATTCCCTTTAGAACAGAAGATGGAAGCTCTAAGCTTAATTTTCTTGGATGGAAAAAACTTACAGTAACAATACCAAGAAGTTTTGTACAAAAAACACATAAATTTAAAAAGGAGACTAGAGACTCAGAATTAGTGAAAATAAAAATAATACCCGAGCATAGAATAAATCATGAACCACAATACGTATACTTATCTAAACTTACGGCAATGATTGGTGAACAAGAGGTATCATTCACTTATGATGATAATTGGTAAATTGAGTTTTTAAATAAATCTTTAAAGTTGTGATATAGTGTATCTGAAATACTTTCTGCATCACAACTTTTAATTTTTGCAATCTCAATACATATATACCCTAAAAAAAGAGGCGCATTTATTTTACCCCTTAAAGGAACTGGTGCCAAAAATGGACTGTCTGTCTCAAT
The sequence above is drawn from the Candidatus Borreliella tachyglossi genome and encodes:
- the rplT gene encoding 50S ribosomal protein L20, which gives rise to MARVKNGAVHVARRKRILKKTKGFWGTKKSNYKKAKDTLRKGMMYATRDRKARKRDFRGLWITRISASLTGMGINYSRFIEGLKKANIKINRKILSNLAIEDIETFKKIVYELKN
- the tsaE gene encoding tRNA (adenosine(37)-N6)-threonylcarbamoyltransferase complex ATPase subunit type 1 TsaE yields the protein MTLSFETEDKMIDFSKSFFNPLPISKIFVLCGELGSGKTTFLKGLALSLGISYFTSPTYNIINVYEFVDFKFYHIDLYRLNILDEFEMIGGMELLLDMSSIIAIEWPDIILDVLPKDRLVFLKFKIKDTSRILEVNDEYFCS
- a CDS encoding flagellar hook-associated protein 3; protein product: MINRVSHSLTYDNLKISSTEQEVKITKLLENLYKGGKRISNLRDDPTGVTHAIRLDSDIFKLNAYIKNIGSAKGKLRYTEGYLQSLTNILTRAKELAIQGASGTYGADDKKLIAKEINAILEDVIAIANVRGSDGYSIFAGTKIDAEAFKVTRENRINSMTQDREEPQIIRIDYNGNQAEKETEIYNGIYVPTNFPGNEIFFSQNHYIISSQNINGFIVKENAKIYIDNIEISLVAGDTAADIIAKINESSAPVEASIDRLLNSISIKTTTPHQVWITEENSTVLQDLGIITKNNDTKAPPYNIAINTDVRSRSIFDTLIELRDNLEENREELVGTRNLAEIDESLNKILTAVADLGAKENRLDLSYERISKEVMDMKDDMVKYTDLDVTKAITDLNMTSLAYQVSLGVSARIMQTTLLDFLK
- the infC gene encoding translation initiation factor IF-3; translated protein: MINRNSNRDRDRSRSSDKELKINHRIKAREVRVVFDDGTQSVLPIEDAIRRARDVELDLVEVSPNVLPPVCKIIDYGKYKFHQEKRQKEQKRNQKIIKLKEVRMQPKIDVHDLDFKSRNILGFLQEGNKVKVTIRFRGRELAHTHLGYGILESILERVGDTNYTLESPAKMEGKTMFLVVAPKSRK
- the csrA gene encoding carbon storage regulator CsrA → MLVLSRKVNESIKIDSNIEISILEIKKDSVKIAIKAPENIKILRSEIYDIIREENKNSILQDKSNIKNNIHKIKNLFDYFIK
- the rpmI gene encoding 50S ribosomal protein L35, with translation MSNKMKTCKSANKRYSFTSKGKVKYKKQNLRHILTKKSSKRKRDLGKSGVLSSSEVKRIRTLLPYA
- the fliW gene encoding flagellar assembly protein FliW, with the protein product MKNEISIKFTFPEGILGFEEIKEFIIKDSEHRPFSIMQSINEEISFLVTSPFNFLAEYLPNIQEKDWLDIKTENEDEKVILCIINMHVQNYKDITANLKAPIILNKKKLIGKQAISTNEEHYLRYRVFKE
- a CDS encoding flagellar filament outer layer protein FlaA — its product is MIKGLIILLTLINIFVFAQNENDQKIDNQEQKEHILSNMEDPFDFHLRFFTERINPLFVRFNNNNPATQHNKFVLALKYITSRSDSEINLEPSNPMVIPGIIKNISLWVDGRETNTEICAILKDSSRTFHSIPFRTEDGSSKLNFLGWKKLTVTIPRSFVQKTHKFKKETRDSELVKIKIIPEHRINHEPQYVYLSKLTAMIGEQEVSFTYDDNW
- the tsaB gene encoding tRNA (adenosine(37)-N6)-threonylcarbamoyltransferase complex dimerization subunit type 1 TsaB, with product MNTFAVEYSYKTLLIYFEVNGKALSLVTDKDKINYNLSIPKIFSDFVLENGINLNQVDLLINSSGPGSFTGLRISLSFIKGLSLGLSIPFVSIPTFDVFARLVCASSDILTLSFTAGKYFLGYYRESKLCGSVFCFSESELFEYLDKLDSKLVIVGNGIELIYEKLKNKFEIVSDIGSFGKVLTELGKLKYLESKQGDSILSGPLYLRMSDAEINSYLMK